One window of the Mycobacterium haemophilum DSM 44634 genome contains the following:
- a CDS encoding copper transporter yields MISLRQHAFSLAAVFLALAVGVVLGSGFLSDTLLSSLRAEKRDLYTQISGLNDQKNVLNEKLSAANNFDNQLLGRIVHDALVGKSVVVFRTPDAKDDDVTAVSKIVGQAGGTVTGTVSLTQEFVDANSAEKLRTVVNSSVLPAGTQLSTKLVDQGSQAGDLLGIALLINANPAVGDVGDAARGTVLAALRDTGFITYQVADHPGAANAALVVTGGSLPQDAGNQGVSVARFAAALAPHGSGTLLAGRDGSATGAAAVAVARADAGMAAAISTVDNVDAEPGRITAILGLHDLLSGGHAGQYGTGHGATSITVPQ; encoded by the coding sequence ATGATCTCGTTACGCCAACATGCGTTCTCGCTGGCTGCAGTTTTCCTGGCGCTGGCCGTGGGAGTTGTGCTGGGTTCCGGCTTTTTGTCAGACACCCTGTTGTCCAGCCTGCGTGCCGAGAAGCGGGACCTATACACGCAGATCAGCGGGCTCAACGACCAGAAGAACGTGCTGAACGAGAAACTCAGTGCAGCAAATAATTTCGATAACCAGTTGCTAGGTCGGATCGTGCACGACGCGCTTGTGGGCAAGTCGGTGGTGGTCTTCCGCACCCCGGATGCAAAAGATGACGATGTCACGGCGGTGTCGAAAATCGTGGGCCAGGCCGGCGGTACGGTCACCGGAACGGTGTCGCTGACGCAGGAATTCGTCGATGCCAACTCCGCGGAAAAACTGCGCACCGTGGTGAACTCGTCCGTCCTGCCCGCCGGTACGCAGTTGAGCACCAAGCTCGTCGACCAAGGTTCGCAGGCCGGCGACCTGCTGGGGATCGCGTTGCTGATCAACGCCAACCCGGCCGTCGGTGATGTCGGAGACGCTGCGCGCGGTACTGTCCTGGCGGCACTGCGCGACACCGGCTTTATCACCTACCAGGTGGCCGATCACCCGGGGGCGGCGAACGCCGCGCTGGTCGTTACCGGTGGCTCACTACCCCAAGATGCCGGCAATCAAGGGGTCAGTGTGGCCCGGTTCGCCGCCGCCCTCGCCCCGCACGGTTCTGGCACCCTGCTCGCCGGCCGGGACGGTTCGGCGACGGGAGCCGCCGCGGTGGCGGTGGCCCGCGCCGATGCCGGCATGGCCGCCGCGATCAGCACCGTCGATAACGTCGATGCCGAGCCTGGGCGGATCACCGCGATCCTGGGCCTGCACGACCTGCTCAGCGGCGGCCATGCTGGGCAGTACGGCACCGGTCACGGGGCTACCTCGATCACCGTGCCCCAGTAA
- the recN gene encoding DNA repair protein RecN, with product MLTEIRIESLGAISVATAEFDRGLTVLTGETGTGKTMVVTGLHLLGGARADASRVRSGANRAVVEGRFTTTDLDDMVVAQLDGMLDASGAERDEDGSVIALRSVSRDGPSRAYLGGRSVPAKSLSGFTTELLALHGQNDQLRLMRPDEQRAALDRYAAAGPMCERYRKLRDAWLSARRDLIDRRNRARELAQEADRLKFALSEIDRVGPQPGEDNALVADIVRLSELDTLREAAVNARAALSGALDDADVSGSNAVDRLGQAKVALESTDDATLRAFADQIGEALTVVVDAGRELGSYLEELPVDASALESKLARQAQLRTLTRKYAADIDGVLQWASESRERLAQLDVSPEGLAGIQSRVDELAHELSQAAVDLSKIRRKAANRLAKEVTAELSALAMADAEFTISVTTDRILPADHNDSAAVTLPSGEVARAGADGVDQIEFGFAAHRGMTVLPLAKSASGGELSRVMLALEVVLAASRKCSVGTTMVFDEVDAGVGGWAAVQIGRRLARLARTHQVIVVTHLPQVAAYADVHLVVHSAGPDGASAVRRLAGDDRVAELARMLAGLGESDSGRAHARELLDAAQNDEI from the coding sequence ATGCTGACGGAAATACGAATCGAGTCGTTGGGCGCTATCAGCGTTGCGACTGCTGAGTTCGATCGGGGTCTGACCGTGCTGACCGGCGAGACCGGTACCGGCAAGACCATGGTGGTGACCGGGCTGCACTTGCTCGGCGGGGCTCGCGCCGACGCAAGCCGCGTCCGATCAGGAGCTAACCGTGCGGTTGTCGAGGGCCGGTTCACGACGACCGATCTCGACGACATGGTGGTCGCGCAGCTGGACGGGATGCTGGACGCGTCAGGAGCAGAGCGCGACGAGGATGGCAGCGTGATCGCGCTGCGCTCGGTCAGCCGCGACGGACCTTCCCGCGCTTATCTCGGCGGTCGCAGCGTGCCAGCCAAGTCACTGAGCGGTTTCACCACCGAGCTACTGGCCCTGCACGGGCAGAACGATCAGCTGCGGTTGATGCGGCCCGACGAGCAACGCGCCGCGCTAGACCGTTACGCGGCCGCTGGGCCTATGTGCGAACGCTACCGCAAACTCCGGGATGCCTGGCTGTCGGCGCGGCGCGACCTGATCGACCGCCGCAACCGGGCGCGGGAACTTGCCCAAGAGGCGGATCGGCTGAAATTCGCGCTGAGCGAGATCGATCGCGTTGGCCCGCAACCCGGCGAGGACAACGCGTTGGTCGCCGACATCGTCCGGCTCTCCGAACTGGACACGCTGCGCGAAGCCGCGGTTAATGCACGCGCGGCGCTGTCCGGGGCGCTTGACGATGCGGACGTGTCAGGCTCGAATGCTGTCGACCGTCTTGGGCAGGCGAAGGTTGCGTTGGAATCGACCGATGACGCAACGCTGCGGGCGTTCGCCGACCAAATCGGCGAAGCGCTGACTGTGGTCGTCGACGCGGGCCGCGAACTTGGCTCCTATCTGGAGGAGCTGCCGGTCGATGCCAGCGCGCTGGAGTCCAAGCTGGCCCGTCAAGCCCAACTGCGCACACTGACCCGCAAGTACGCTGCGGATATCGACGGAGTTTTGCAGTGGGCAAGCGAGTCACGCGAACGGCTGGCGCAACTTGACGTCTCCCCTGAAGGGTTGGCAGGCATTCAATCTCGTGTCGATGAGCTCGCACACGAATTATCACAAGCCGCAGTCGATCTCAGCAAGATTCGACGCAAGGCGGCCAATCGATTGGCCAAAGAGGTGACCGCGGAGCTGTCCGCCTTGGCGATGGCCGACGCCGAATTCACCATTAGCGTGACCACCGATCGCATACTGCCTGCCGACCACAATGATTCCGCCGCCGTCACGCTGCCCTCGGGCGAAGTGGCCCGAGCCGGCGCCGATGGCGTCGACCAGATCGAGTTTGGCTTTGCTGCGCACCGCGGTATGACGGTGCTGCCGCTGGCGAAGAGCGCATCTGGAGGCGAGCTATCGCGGGTGATGCTCGCTCTAGAGGTAGTGCTAGCTGCCTCGCGAAAGTGCTCAGTGGGCACCACGATGGTGTTCGATGAGGTCGACGCCGGCGTTGGAGGCTGGGCCGCGGTGCAGATCGGACGTCGGCTGGCGCGGTTGGCGCGCACCCACCAAGTCATTGTGGTGACGCATTTGCCACAGGTTGCGGCCTACGCCGATGTGCATTTGGTGGTGCATAGCGCCGGGCCCGACGGTGCCAGTGCAGTGCGCCGCCTGGCCGGCGACGACCGGGTGGCTGAGCTGGCGCGGATGCTGGCGGGGCTCGGCGAGTCCGATAGTGGCCGCGCGCACGCCCGTGAACTGTTGGACGCCGCGCAGAACGATGAGATCTAA
- a CDS encoding CTP synthase, protein MRKHPQSATKHLFVSGGVASSLGKGLTASSLGQLLTARGLHVTMQKLDPYLNVDPGTMNPFQHGEVFVTEDGAETDLDVGHYERFLDRDLSGSANVTTGQVYSTVIAKERRGEYLGDTVQVIPHITDEIKQRIMAMAQPDAGGHRPDVVITEIGGTVGDIESQPFLEAARQVRHDLGRENVFFLHVSLVPYLAPSGELKTKPTQHSVAALRSIGITPDALILRCDRDVPEALKNKIALMCDVDIDGVISTPDAPSIYDIPKVLHREELDAFVVRRLNLPFRDVDWTEWDDLLRRVHEPHGTVRIALVGKYVDLSDAYLSVTEALRAGGFKHHAKVEIAWVASDDCETATGAAAALADVHGVLIPGGFGIRGIEGKIGAIRYARARGLPVLGLCLGLQCIVIEAARSVGLAQANSAEFEPATPDPVISTMADQEEIVAGEADLGGTMRLGAYPAVLQPDSIVAQAYGTTQVSERHRHRYEVNNAYRDRIADSGLRISGTSPDGHLVEFVEYPADLHPFVVGTQAHPELKSRPTRPHPLFAAFVGAAIDYKSAELLPVEIPEIPAIPENLERVPKGNQHRDGVERSLPEPAARG, encoded by the coding sequence GTGCGTAAGCACCCGCAATCCGCTACCAAGCACCTTTTTGTCAGCGGTGGCGTCGCTTCCTCGCTCGGCAAGGGACTCACCGCGAGCAGCCTCGGGCAACTGCTGACCGCTCGCGGGTTGCACGTGACAATGCAGAAACTTGACCCGTACCTCAACGTCGACCCAGGCACCATGAACCCGTTCCAGCACGGGGAGGTCTTCGTGACCGAGGACGGCGCCGAGACCGACCTCGACGTCGGCCACTACGAGCGGTTCCTGGATCGCGATCTGTCCGGTTCAGCGAATGTCACTACCGGGCAGGTGTATTCGACAGTGATCGCCAAGGAACGACGTGGCGAATACCTCGGTGACACCGTCCAGGTGATCCCGCACATCACTGACGAAATAAAGCAGCGCATTATGGCGATGGCTCAGCCCGACGCCGGCGGCCACCGCCCAGACGTCGTCATCACCGAAATCGGCGGCACCGTGGGTGATATCGAGTCGCAACCCTTTTTGGAGGCGGCGCGGCAAGTCCGCCACGATCTCGGTCGGGAGAACGTCTTCTTTCTGCATGTGTCGTTGGTGCCTTACCTGGCGCCTTCGGGCGAACTCAAAACCAAGCCCACCCAGCACTCGGTGGCCGCGCTGCGCAGCATCGGCATTACCCCGGATGCGTTGATCCTGCGCTGCGACCGGGATGTTCCCGAAGCGTTGAAGAACAAGATCGCGCTGATGTGCGACGTCGATATCGACGGAGTCATCTCCACCCCGGACGCACCCTCAATCTATGACATACCCAAGGTGTTGCACCGTGAGGAACTCGACGCCTTTGTGGTGCGCCGGCTCAACCTGCCGTTCCGCGACGTGGACTGGACCGAATGGGACGACTTGCTGCGCCGCGTTCACGAACCGCACGGGACTGTGCGAATTGCTCTGGTAGGCAAGTATGTTGACCTTTCCGACGCCTATCTGTCGGTCACCGAAGCGCTCCGCGCCGGCGGATTCAAACACCACGCCAAGGTTGAGATAGCTTGGGTGGCTTCCGACGACTGTGAGACAGCCACTGGCGCCGCGGCGGCGTTGGCCGACGTGCATGGTGTGCTGATTCCCGGCGGGTTCGGCATCCGCGGAATCGAAGGCAAAATCGGCGCCATTCGGTACGCCCGGGCGCGGGGGCTGCCGGTGCTTGGCCTATGCCTGGGCCTGCAATGCATCGTGATCGAGGCCGCCCGCTCGGTGGGTCTCGCGCAGGCGAACTCCGCCGAATTCGAACCGGCCACACCAGATCCGGTGATCTCAACGATGGCCGATCAAGAAGAGATCGTGGCCGGCGAAGCGGATCTTGGCGGCACGATGCGGCTTGGCGCCTATCCCGCTGTTTTGCAGCCGGATTCGATCGTGGCCCAAGCGTACGGCACAACGCAGGTGTCCGAGCGACACCGGCACCGCTACGAGGTCAACAACGCCTACCGCGATCGGATCGCCGACAGTGGGCTGCGGATTTCTGGAACCTCGCCCGACGGCCATCTGGTGGAGTTCGTCGAATACCCGGCCGACCTGCATCCCTTCGTTGTCGGCACCCAGGCCCACCCTGAACTGAAGAGCCGGCCCACCCGGCCGCACCCGCTGTTCGCCGCTTTCGTCGGGGCGGCCATCGACTACAAGTCGGCGGAGCTGTTACCCGTTGAAATCCCCGAGATCCCTGCCATCCCGGAAAACCTTGAGCGCGTGCCGAAAGGCAACCAACATCGAGATGGCGTCGAGCGGTCGCTCCCTGAGCCTGCGGCTCGTGGCTGA
- the steA gene encoding putative cytokinetic ring protein SteA has protein sequence MRMSALLSRNTSRPGLVGTARVDRNIDRLLRRVCPGDIVVLDVLDLDRITADALVEADIAAVVNASPSVSGRYPNLGPEVLVNNGVTLIDETGPEVFKKIKDGAKIRLHEGGVYAGDRRLIRGTERTDHDIADLMREAKSGLAAHLEAFAGNTIEFIKSESPLLIDGIGIPDIDVDLRRRHVVIVADEPSAADDLKSLKPFIKEYQPVLVGVSGGADVLRKAGYRPQLIVGDPEQISTEALKCGAHVVLPADADGHAPGLERIQDLGVGAMTFPAAGSATDLALLLADHHGAALLVTAGHTANIETFFDRTRTQSNPSTFLTRLRVGEKLVDAKAVATLYRNHISAGAIALLAMTMLIAVIVALWVSRTDGVVLHWVVDYWNRFSLWIQHLVA, from the coding sequence ATGAGGATGTCAGCGCTGCTTTCCCGCAATACCTCCCGGCCGGGGCTGGTCGGCACCGCCCGAGTCGACCGGAATATTGACCGATTGCTCCGTAGAGTCTGCCCGGGCGACATCGTGGTCCTCGACGTCCTGGATCTAGATCGGATCACGGCTGATGCGCTGGTGGAGGCCGATATCGCTGCCGTCGTTAACGCATCACCGTCGGTCTCGGGCCGTTACCCGAATCTGGGTCCGGAGGTTTTAGTCAATAACGGGGTCACGCTGATCGACGAAACCGGACCTGAAGTCTTTAAAAAGATCAAGGACGGTGCCAAGATTCGCCTTCACGAAGGCGGCGTGTACGCCGGCGACCGCCGGCTGATCCGCGGTACCGAGCGCACCGACCACGACATCGCCGATCTGATGCGGGAGGCCAAAAGCGGGCTAGCCGCCCACTTGGAAGCCTTCGCCGGCAACACCATTGAATTCATCAAAAGCGAAAGCCCGTTATTGATCGACGGCATCGGTATCCCCGACATCGACGTCGACCTGCGTCGTCGGCATGTAGTAATCGTCGCCGACGAGCCTAGCGCCGCCGATGATCTGAAGTCTCTCAAGCCATTCATCAAGGAGTACCAGCCGGTGCTTGTTGGCGTCAGCGGCGGCGCGGATGTATTGCGCAAGGCCGGCTATCGCCCTCAACTCATCGTCGGCGACCCCGAGCAGATCAGCACCGAAGCCCTCAAGTGTGGTGCTCACGTGGTGTTGCCCGCTGACGCTGACGGCCATGCGCCCGGCCTGGAACGGATTCAGGATCTCGGGGTCGGGGCGATGACGTTTCCAGCCGCTGGCTCGGCCACCGATTTGGCACTGCTGCTGGCCGATCATCATGGCGCGGCGCTGCTAGTCACGGCCGGCCACACCGCCAATATCGAGACGTTCTTCGACCGCACCCGAACGCAAAGCAACCCGTCGACCTTCCTCACCAGGCTTCGGGTGGGGGAGAAGCTGGTGGACGCCAAAGCGGTTGCCACCCTCTACCGCAACCACATTTCGGCTGGTGCTATTGCGCTGCTGGCGATGACAATGTTGATTGCGGTCATTGTCGCGTTGTGGGTGTCGCGCACCGACGGTGTGGTGCTGCACTGGGTTGTCGACTACTGGAACCGCTTTTCCCTTTGGATACAGCACCTGGTCGCCTAA
- a CDS encoding NAD kinase, translating into MTPQKKQRTVLLVVHTGRDEATETARRVEKVLGDNGIALRVLSAEAVDRGSLHLAPDDMRAVGVDIEVVDADPHAAQGCELVLVLGGDGTFLRAAELARTASIPVLGVNLGRIGFLAEAEAEAIDVVLEHVIARDYRVEERLTLDIVVRHGGRIIDRGWALNEASLEKGPRLGVLGVVVEIEGRPVSTFGCDGVLVSTPTGSTAYAFSAGGPVLWPDLEAILVVPNNAHALFGRPMVTSPDATVAIEIEANGNAALVFCDGRREMLIPAGGRLEVTRCATPVKWARLDSAPFTDRLVRKFRLPVTGWRGK; encoded by the coding sequence GTGACTCCGCAAAAGAAGCAACGGACCGTGCTGCTGGTCGTCCACACCGGACGTGACGAAGCAACCGAGACGGCTCGGCGCGTAGAGAAAGTTTTGGGCGACAACGGAATTGCACTTCGGGTGCTGTCTGCTGAGGCGGTCGATAGAGGATCGCTGCATCTTGCTCCCGACGATATGCGTGCAGTGGGTGTCGACATCGAGGTGGTCGACGCCGACCCGCACGCTGCCCAGGGCTGCGAACTGGTGCTGGTGCTCGGCGGCGATGGCACCTTTCTGCGGGCCGCCGAGCTGGCTCGCACTGCCAGCATCCCGGTGCTTGGCGTCAACCTGGGCCGGATCGGCTTTCTGGCGGAGGCCGAAGCGGAGGCTATCGACGTTGTGCTGGAGCACGTCATCGCGCGGGACTACCGGGTGGAGGAGCGCTTGACGCTCGACATCGTGGTGCGCCACGGCGGGCGCATCATCGATCGAGGGTGGGCGCTCAACGAAGCCAGCCTGGAAAAGGGCCCGCGGCTGGGAGTGCTCGGGGTGGTCGTCGAAATCGAAGGGCGGCCGGTGTCGACGTTCGGCTGTGACGGGGTGTTGGTATCGACGCCCACGGGATCCACCGCCTACGCGTTCTCCGCTGGCGGTCCGGTGCTGTGGCCGGACCTCGAAGCGATCCTGGTGGTACCCAACAACGCTCACGCGCTGTTCGGCCGGCCGATGGTCACCAGCCCTGATGCCACCGTGGCAATCGAGATAGAGGCGAACGGCAACGCCGCACTGGTGTTCTGCGACGGCCGCCGCGAAATGCTGATACCGGCCGGCGGACGGCTCGAGGTGACTCGTTGTGCCACACCAGTGAAATGGGCGCGCCTGGATAGCGCGCCGTTCACCGACCGCTTGGTGCGCAAGTTCCGGTTGCCGGTGACTGGTTGGCGCGGGAAGTGA
- a CDS encoding TlyA family RNA methyltransferase has translation MARRARVDVELVRRGLARSRQQAAELISAGKVSIDGLPAVKPGTAVAITAALTVADEGERSWVSRGAHKLMGALDTFGIPVAGRRCLDAGASTGGFTEVLLDRGAAEVVAADVGYGQLAWSVRCDPRVIVVERTNARDLSPELIGGPVDLVVADLSFISLATVLPALAGCALPSADIVPMVKPQFEVGKGQVGPGGVVRDLRLRADSVLAVARRAIELGWRTMDVTASPLPGPSGNVEYFLWLRAQTDQGLLAEGLETAVQRAIAEGPQ, from the coding sequence GTGGCCCGACGTGCCCGCGTTGACGTTGAGCTGGTCCGGCGCGGCCTCGCGAGATCACGTCAGCAGGCCGCGGAATTGATCAGCGCCGGCAAGGTGAGCATCGACGGTTTGCCAGCGGTCAAGCCGGGCACCGCCGTGGCCATCACCGCGGCCCTGACCGTTGCCGACGAGGGCGAACGCAGTTGGGTGTCGCGCGGAGCGCACAAACTTATGGGTGCGCTCGACACCTTCGGGATCCCGGTTGCGGGGCGCCGCTGCCTTGACGCTGGCGCGTCCACGGGTGGATTCACTGAAGTTCTGCTAGATCGCGGAGCCGCTGAAGTGGTAGCCGCGGATGTGGGGTACGGCCAGCTGGCCTGGTCGGTGCGCTGCGATCCGCGGGTGATCGTGGTCGAACGGACCAACGCGCGCGACCTGTCACCCGAGCTGATCGGCGGGCCGGTTGATTTGGTGGTGGCTGACCTGTCGTTCATTTCATTAGCTACCGTGTTGCCGGCGCTGGCTGGATGCGCATTACCGAGCGCGGATATCGTTCCCATGGTGAAGCCGCAGTTCGAGGTGGGCAAGGGCCAGGTTGGTCCCGGCGGGGTGGTTCGCGACCTGCGACTGCGGGCCGATTCGGTGCTGGCCGTCGCGCGCCGCGCGATAGAGCTCGGTTGGCGCACCATGGATGTCACTGCCAGCCCGCTACCGGGTCCGTCGGGCAATGTCGAATACTTCCTGTGGCTGCGCGCTCAGACCGATCAGGGGCTCTTGGCTGAGGGGCTGGAGACAGCCGTGCAACGCGCCATTGCGGAAGGCCCGCAGTGA
- a CDS encoding O-methyltransferase, with the protein MNLKGRIAPLRWSVWRMAAGIRNITTTGQIGDGREAAAVDFVLRNARVGDIDDVLATIDRFAYEKSMLINVGDEKGPLLDAAVRRANPALALELGTYCGYGALRIARAAPNAKVYSVELAEANAANARQIWAHAGVADRVTCVVGTIGDGGYTLNALASKHGFATGTLDFVFLDHDKKVYLDDLQSIVDRGWLHRGSIVVADNVMVPGAPKYRKYMREQQGAQWNTTEHKAHLEYQTLVPDLVLESEYLG; encoded by the coding sequence ATGAACCTCAAAGGACGTATCGCTCCGCTGCGATGGTCGGTCTGGCGCATGGCTGCCGGGATTCGCAATATCACCACGACGGGCCAGATCGGTGACGGACGCGAGGCAGCGGCCGTCGACTTCGTGCTGCGCAACGCCCGCGTGGGCGACATCGATGACGTGCTAGCCACCATCGACCGGTTCGCCTATGAAAAGTCGATGCTGATCAACGTCGGCGACGAGAAAGGGCCCCTGCTCGATGCTGCAGTGCGGCGCGCCAACCCAGCACTGGCGTTGGAGTTGGGCACCTACTGCGGCTACGGCGCCCTGCGGATCGCCCGCGCCGCCCCTAACGCCAAGGTGTACTCCGTCGAGTTGGCCGAAGCCAACGCCGCCAACGCCCGACAGATATGGGCACATGCCGGCGTGGCCGACCGGGTGACGTGCGTGGTCGGCACCATCGGCGACGGCGGATACACCCTGAACGCGTTAGCGTCGAAGCACGGATTCGCCACTGGCACTCTCGATTTCGTGTTCCTCGACCACGATAAGAAGGTCTACCTTGACGACCTACAAAGCATTGTCGATCGCGGCTGGCTACATCGAGGCTCGATCGTGGTCGCCGACAATGTCATGGTTCCCGGCGCACCGAAGTACCGCAAATACATGCGCGAGCAGCAAGGCGCGCAGTGGAACACCACCGAGCACAAAGCGCACCTTGAATATCAGACGCTGGTGCCCGACTTGGTGCTGGAATCCGAATACCTGGGCTAA
- the xerD gene encoding site-specific tyrosine recombinase XerD, producing MTALALQTQLQGYLDHLTIERGVAANTLSSYRRDLRRYSKHLSDRGIHDLAKVGEDDVSEFLVALRRGDPDSGAAALSAVSAARALIAVRGLHRFAAAEGLAELDVARAVRPPTPGRRLPKSLTIDEVLALLEGAGGDSPADGPLTLRNRALLELLYSTGSRISEAVGLDVDDVDTQARTVLLQGKGSKQRLVPVGRPAVQALDAYLVRGRCELARRGTGTLATPAIFLNARGGRLSRQSAWQVLQDAAERAGITSGVSPHMLRHSFATHLLEGGADVRVVQELLGHASVTTTQIYTLVTVHALREVWAGAHPRAK from the coding sequence GTGACGGCGCTTGCGCTTCAGACACAGCTGCAGGGCTACCTCGACCATCTGACCATCGAGCGCGGTGTAGCGGCAAACACGCTGAGCTCCTATCGCCGCGACCTGCGCCGCTATTCCAAGCACCTGTCCGATCGTGGAATTCACGATCTGGCCAAGGTCGGTGAGGACGACGTTAGCGAGTTCCTGGTGGCACTGCGCCGCGGGGATCCCGACTCCGGCGCGGCCGCGCTGTCTGCGGTGTCGGCGGCGCGGGCGCTGATCGCAGTGCGCGGTTTGCATCGGTTCGCCGCCGCCGAAGGGCTGGCCGAATTGGATGTTGCGCGAGCGGTTCGACCGCCCACGCCGGGCCGTCGGCTGCCCAAGAGCCTGACGATTGACGAGGTGCTGGCTTTGCTGGAGGGTGCGGGCGGTGACAGTCCCGCCGACGGACCGCTGACCCTGCGCAACCGGGCGCTGCTGGAATTGTTGTACTCCACCGGATCCCGGATCTCTGAAGCCGTCGGGCTTGACGTCGACGACGTCGACACCCAGGCCAGGACGGTGTTGTTGCAGGGTAAGGGCAGCAAGCAGCGGTTAGTACCGGTGGGGCGCCCGGCTGTGCAAGCGCTGGACGCCTATCTGGTGCGGGGACGCTGCGAGCTGGCACGCCGAGGGACCGGAACGCTCGCAACGCCAGCTATCTTCCTCAATGCGCGCGGCGGCCGGTTATCGCGTCAAAGCGCATGGCAAGTTCTGCAGGATGCCGCCGAACGTGCCGGTATCACCTCGGGTGTGTCGCCGCATATGCTGCGGCATTCCTTTGCCACCCACCTACTCGAAGGTGGCGCCGACGTCCGGGTCGTGCAGGAACTACTGGGTCATGCCTCGGTCACGACAACGCAGATCTACACGTTGGTCACTGTCCACGCGCTACGCGAAGTGTGGGCCGGAGCCCACCCGAGGGCCAAATAG
- a CDS encoding NUDIX domain-containing protein: MGGVPQHTFETTSSETVHRGNIFALRRDQVRMPGGRTVVREVVEHYGAVAIVAMDDDNNIPMIYQYRHTYGRRLWELPAGLLDVAGEPPHLSAVRELKEEVGLQASTWQVLVDLNTAPGFSDESVRIYLATGLTEVARPEAHDEEADMTMRWYPIDEAARRVFSGEIVNSIAIAGVLAAHAVTTGFAQPRPLDSRWIDKPTAFAARKAAQ; encoded by the coding sequence TTGGGGGGTGTCCCCCAACACACATTCGAGACGACTTCGTCCGAAACGGTGCATCGCGGCAACATTTTCGCGCTGCGCCGCGATCAGGTGCGGATGCCTGGTGGCCGCACTGTGGTGCGTGAGGTCGTCGAGCACTACGGAGCGGTCGCCATTGTGGCGATGGACGACGACAACAACATCCCGATGATCTATCAGTACCGCCACACCTACGGTCGACGGCTGTGGGAACTGCCGGCGGGATTGCTCGACGTGGCAGGCGAGCCGCCGCACCTCAGTGCCGTCCGCGAGCTCAAGGAAGAGGTCGGCCTGCAAGCCAGCACCTGGCAGGTGCTGGTCGACCTCAACACTGCGCCGGGTTTCAGTGACGAATCGGTGCGGATCTATCTGGCCACCGGATTGACTGAAGTGGCGCGACCCGAAGCGCATGATGAAGAGGCCGACATGACCATGCGCTGGTATCCCATCGATGAGGCAGCCCGCCGGGTGTTCAGTGGCGAAATCGTCAATTCCATTGCTATTGCCGGGGTTTTAGCCGCCCATGCGGTGACCACCGGGTTCGCGCAACCGCGCCCGCTGGACAGCCGGTGGATCGACAAGCCAACGGCGTTCGCGGCCCGAAAGGCCGCCCAGTGA